One window of the bacterium genome contains the following:
- a CDS encoding ABC transporter ATP-binding protein has protein sequence MAGDRQAVFVAKDLTKVYKMGEVEVPALRGVDLDLQEGEFVVLLGPSGSGKSTLLNILGGLDAPTGGVVHYRDHNLLEAGEEALTRYRREHIGFVFQFYNLIPSLTALENVTLVTEIAERPMPPDEALKLVGLDERKNHFPSQLSGGEQQRVAIARAIAKRPDVLLCDEPTGALDYATGKFVLEAIRKVNEELGTTTVVITHNAAIAGMADRVIRLGDGKIVSVNVNTKKLTPGELSW, from the coding sequence ATGGCGGGGGATCGACAGGCCGTCTTCGTCGCGAAGGACCTCACGAAGGTTTACAAGATGGGCGAGGTCGAGGTGCCGGCGCTCCGCGGCGTCGATCTCGACCTCCAGGAAGGCGAGTTCGTCGTCCTCCTCGGACCTTCGGGCAGCGGGAAGTCAACGCTGCTGAACATCCTCGGAGGGCTCGACGCCCCGACCGGCGGCGTCGTTCATTACCGGGACCACAACCTCCTCGAGGCGGGCGAGGAGGCCCTCACCCGCTACCGGCGCGAGCACATCGGCTTCGTCTTCCAGTTCTACAATTTGATCCCCAGCCTGACCGCCCTCGAGAACGTCACGCTCGTCACGGAGATCGCGGAGAGGCCGATGCCTCCCGACGAGGCCCTGAAGCTCGTGGGTCTCGACGAGAGGAAGAACCACTTCCCCTCGCAGCTCTCGGGCGGCGAGCAACAGCGGGTCGCCATCGCCCGCGCCATCGCCAAGCGGCCGGACGTGCTCCTCTGCGACGAGCCGACGGGGGCCCTGGACTACGCGACCGGCAAGTTCGTCTTGGAGGCGATCCGGAAGGTGAACGAGGAACTCGGGACGACGACCGTCGTCATCACCCACAACGCCGCCATCGCCGGGATGGCCGACCGGGTGATCCGCCTGGGCGACGGGAAGATCGTTTCGGTGAACGTGAACACGAAGAAACTCACGCCCGGGGAGCTGTCCTGGTGA